The genomic window AAGAGGAAACGAGACACTCGTGCCGACTTTTCGCTTGACCCAAGCAGACTAGCAGAGTCAAGGTCCGGCGCCCAATTTTTCAAGTTTTTTTTCGAGGGATTTCCATCAGGGAGCGGGACGCAGCCGGCGGACGGCGGCCTCGATCTGCGCCGTGGCCACGGCCGCATCGGTGCCCGGATCGATCGCGAGCGGCGGACCGATGACCAGGCGGGTCCTGCCGAAGCGCGGCCAGTAGCGCCCGTCGGGCAGGACCTGGGCCGTCCCCTCGATGAACGCCGGCACGACGGGCGCGCGCAGCTCGCGGGCGAAGATGCCGATCCCCTTGCGGAAGGGCTCCATGTCGGGCCCGGGAACGTGCCGTCCCTCCGGAAAGATGAGGATCGAGAAGCCCTCGTCCATGAGCTCGCCGGCGTACGCGAGACTGGCGCGGAGGCCGGCCGTCTCCGGCAGCGGCCAGGCGTTGAAGAAGAACTCCACGAGGCGCACCTGGGTCCATTCCTTCATGTGGCGGGCCGGCCCGCCCTCCGCTTCGCCGTAGAACACGCGGTGGTACCGCGTCGTCATGCCGGGGGCGATCCGGCCGCGGAGCGCCCGGGGGAGCGTCGCCTTGAAGAGGCCGGTATCCATGTAGCTGCGGTGGTTTGCCACGAACAGGCAGGGCGGCCGCGCATCCCGCAGATGCTCGAGCCCGGCGATCCGCGGCCGCGCGTAGAAGCGGATGAACGGGATCATCAGGCATTCCTCGATCGCGCGACGGGCGAGGCGCACCGGCAGGAGGCGCGTCCAGCGCGGCATCCTCAGGGAGCCCCGGCTCTCGAGGGCCAGGAGGTCCGTCGGGGCCGGAGTGGCGTCCGGCGCCCCGCCCGGTCCCGGGAGGCGGGCCGGCGGGGGCGCGCCGACGCCTGGCCGCGACGTGCCGCCGGCGGAGACGGCCATGGCGGCCAGCCGCTCCAGATCGAGGACGGTGGCTTCTCCTAGGCGTCCTTCGGGGAGACGTGCGCCGAACTCCTCCTCGAAGGCGGCCGCCAGCTCCACGAGGTCGAGGCTGGCGAAGCCGAGCCCCTCGACGAGGCGCGTGTCGTCCCGCAGGGTTTCGGGCGCGACGCGCGCCAGGGAGGCGAGCAGGCGCCGCACCGCCGAGAACCCCGCCGCCGTGCCGCCCGGCCCGGCGGCGCCGTCGCGCTCGAGGAGGACGATGCGATCGCGCATGAGACCCCGGCGGACCTTGCCGGTGGCGGTGCGCGGGAAATCGTCCTCCGGCCAGACGGTGTGGCCGCGGACGCGCTGCTTCGGCAGGAGCCGCTCGTTGGCCGCGGTGACCGCCGCCTGCGGGTCGGCGCCGCGCTCCATCAGGAGCGCCGCGTGGACCCGCTCGCCGCGCGCGAGCGGCAGGCCCAGGACGGACACGCCGCGCACGCCCGGGGCGCCGGCGAAGGCCGCCTCGACGTCGCCTGGATGCACGTTCTCCCCTTCGGGGGTGACGATGACCTCCTTCAGCCGACCGCGGATCGTCAGGCGCCCGCGCGCGTCGAATGCGCCGACGTCGCCGGTCTTGAGCCAGCCCTCACCGTCCGCCTCGCGCCCCTCTCCCAGGTAGCCGGGTGTGACGTTCGGCCCGCGAACCAGGATTTCCCCCTCGGGCCCGAGCTTCACCTCCTGCACCGCGAGCGGGCGGCCGACGCTGCCGGCGCGCCGGTCGAACGGGCTCGACACCGAGATGATCGGGGCGGTCTCGGTCAGCCCGTACCCCTGCACCACCAGGTAGCCGCTGCGCCGCCAGAAGAGGTCCACCTCCTCCGGGAGCCGGGCGCCCCCCGAGACGATGATCCGGAGCCGCCAGCCGAGCAGCCGCTGGATCGGCCAGAGGAGCGGCGCCTGGAGATAGAACGGCCAGTCGGCCACGCGCTGCTGGCGCCTCTCGCATGCTTCGAGCCTGCCGGCGGCGTGGAGCGCGCGACGCACCTCGGCCCCCAGGAGGTCGAGCAGCCGCGGCACGGTGAACAGGCCCCAGGCGGAGAAGCGCCGCGAGGCCTCGATGACCTCCAGGGGTCGCGGGGGGACCAGCACGATGGTGAGCCCCATGCTCAGGCCGAGGAACACGTTCATCGCCTGGCCGAACATGTGCGACAGGGGGAGGGTGGAGAGGAAGCGCAGGGCTCCGACCGGCCGGATGAGTGGCGCCCACTTGAGGTAGCCACGCTCGATCGGCGCGAAATCGGAGACCAGGTTCCCGTGGGTCAGGATCACGCCCCGGGGATCGCCGGTCGTGCCGGACGTGAACATCACGAAGGCGCGGTCGTCGGGGCCGGGGTCGGGCGCGGGACGGGCCGGAGCTCCTCGCGCGGGAGCCGGGGCGCTCCGCGCCCCCCACGAACCTGTTTCGATCCGCGTGACGCCGTCCGGTGGCGCGAGCTGCGCGGGGGCGACGAGAAGGCGCGCGCCCGCCTTGGCCGCGATCCGGGCGCGCAGGTCGCCGGGGGAATCGGGATCGAGGGGGACGGCGATCCCTCCCGCATGAAGCGTCCCGAAGAGCGCCTCCACCCAGTCGGCGCCGTCGGGCCCCTGGATGAGGACCGGGTCTCCCGGCTTCAGCCCGGCGGCGCCGAGCGCCTCCGCGCAGGCGAGGGAGCGCCGGTGCAGCTCGCCGTAGGTGCGGCGGCGCCAGCGGACGCCGTCCTTCCAGAGGTAGGCTTCGCGGCCGCCGAAACGCGGCAGATCCTCGATGTACGTCAGGAGATTGCGGCGCGCGGACGGCGTCATCAGTGTTTCATGATACTTTGAATCCTCCCGGCCGGAGGCGGCGCGCTCCATGGACCTCAAGACCGAAATCACCGCGGCCGAAACGCGGATCCGCCCGTACGTGCGCGAGACCCCGGTCGACGAGTCCCCCGCGCTCGGCCAGGCCGCGGGGGCGCGCGTCCTGCTGAAGATGGAGCACCTCCAGCTCACCGGCTCGTTCAAGCTGCGGGGGGCGATGAACCGGCTCCTGTCCCTGACGCCGGACGAGAAGGCGGAGGGGATCGTGACCGCCTCCTCCGGCAACCACGGCGCGGCGGTGGCGTACGGCCTGAAGGCCCTCGGCTGCCCCGGCGTCATCTTCGTCCCGGAGAACGCCTCGCCGGCGAAGGTGGCCAACATCCGAGCCTACGGCGCCGAGGTGCGCACGCACGCCACAGACTCGGGGATCACGGAGATGTTCGCGCGCCGCCACGCGCAGGAAACCGCCAGGGTCTACGTCTCGCCGTACAACGATCCTCTGGTCGTGGCGGGGCAGGGGACGATCGGCGCGGAGCTGGCCCGGCAGGTGGACCGCATCGATGCCTTGTTCGTGGCGCTCGGCGGCGGCGGGCTGATCTCCGGAATCGCGGGGTATCTCAAGTCGGGCGGCGCCCCCGTCGAGGTCATCGCCTGCTCGCCGGAGAACTCCGCCGTCATGCACCACTCGGTCGCGGCCGGGCGGATCCTCGAGATGGAGTCGAAGCCGACCCTCTCCGACGGCACGGCCGGGGCGGTCGAGCCGGGGGCGATCACGCTCGATCTCTGCCGCCGCTTCGTCGATCGCTACGTCCTCGTCTCGGAAACCGAAATCAGGGACGCGATGCGCCTGGTCATCGACCGGCACCACACCCTGATCGAGGGGGCCGCCGGTGTGGCGGTCGCCGGCTTCCTCAAGGAGAAGGAGCGGTTCGCCGGCAGGAGCGTCGTCATCGTTCTGTGCGGTGCGAACATCTCCCGAGACCGTCTGAAGGACGTCCTCTAGGCCGGGTTCCTAGTCCCGCTGGGCGAGGGCGCGCTCGATGCGGCGATCGGGAACGAGCCACATGATCGCGACCACCACGTAGAGCCCGCACGCCAGCCAGGCGCTGACGAAGGCCAGCGGGACGGCGACGGCGTAGAACACCATGGAGATCGTTCCCTTGAAATCCTTCCCGACCGCGCTCGCCAGGACGGACTCCCGGCCGTGGTACGCGATGAGGGTGCGGCACAGGACGAAGTAGGCCAGCGCGGCGAACAGGAGCACGACACCGTAAAGCGCCACGGGCACCGCCGCGAAACGGCTGTCTCCCATCCAGCCCGTGGCCATCGGAATGAG from Candidatus Polarisedimenticolia bacterium includes these protein-coding regions:
- a CDS encoding AMP-binding protein, with protein sequence MTPSARRNLLTYIEDLPRFGGREAYLWKDGVRWRRRTYGELHRRSLACAEALGAAGLKPGDPVLIQGPDGADWVEALFGTLHAGGIAVPLDPDSPGDLRARIAAKAGARLLVAPAQLAPPDGVTRIETGSWGARSAPAPARGAPARPAPDPGPDDRAFVMFTSGTTGDPRGVILTHGNLVSDFAPIERGYLKWAPLIRPVGALRFLSTLPLSHMFGQAMNVFLGLSMGLTIVLVPPRPLEVIEASRRFSAWGLFTVPRLLDLLGAEVRRALHAAGRLEACERRQQRVADWPFYLQAPLLWPIQRLLGWRLRIIVSGGARLPEEVDLFWRRSGYLVVQGYGLTETAPIISVSSPFDRRAGSVGRPLAVQEVKLGPEGEILVRGPNVTPGYLGEGREADGEGWLKTGDVGAFDARGRLTIRGRLKEVIVTPEGENVHPGDVEAAFAGAPGVRGVSVLGLPLARGERVHAALLMERGADPQAAVTAANERLLPKQRVRGHTVWPEDDFPRTATGKVRRGLMRDRIVLLERDGAAGPGGTAAGFSAVRRLLASLARVAPETLRDDTRLVEGLGFASLDLVELAAAFEEEFGARLPEGRLGEATVLDLERLAAMAVSAGGTSRPGVGAPPPARLPGPGGAPDATPAPTDLLALESRGSLRMPRWTRLLPVRLARRAIEECLMIPFIRFYARPRIAGLEHLRDARPPCLFVANHRSYMDTGLFKATLPRALRGRIAPGMTTRYHRVFYGEAEGGPARHMKEWTQVRLVEFFFNAWPLPETAGLRASLAYAGELMDEGFSILIFPEGRHVPGPDMEPFRKGIGIFARELRAPVVPAFIEGTAQVLPDGRYWPRFGRTRLVIGPPLAIDPGTDAAVATAQIEAAVRRLRPAP
- a CDS encoding threonine/serine dehydratase; its protein translation is MDLKTEITAAETRIRPYVRETPVDESPALGQAAGARVLLKMEHLQLTGSFKLRGAMNRLLSLTPDEKAEGIVTASSGNHGAAVAYGLKALGCPGVIFVPENASPAKVANIRAYGAEVRTHATDSGITEMFARRHAQETARVYVSPYNDPLVVAGQGTIGAELARQVDRIDALFVALGGGGLISGIAGYLKSGGAPVEVIACSPENSAVMHHSVAAGRILEMESKPTLSDGTAGAVEPGAITLDLCRRFVDRYVLVSETEIRDAMRLVIDRHHTLIEGAAGVAVAGFLKEKERFAGRSVVIVLCGANISRDRLKDVL
- a CDS encoding TMEM175 family protein — encoded protein: MNKGRLEAFSDGVLAIIITIMVLELRVPHGADAAVLRSLFSGFLSYVLSFVYLGIYWNNHHHLLQAVRLVNGRILWANMHLLFWLSLIPMATGWMGDSRFAAVPVALYGVVLLFAALAYFVLCRTLIAYHGRESVLASAVGKDFKGTISMVFYAVAVPLAFVSAWLACGLYVVVAIMWLVPDRRIERALAQRD